A DNA window from Patagioenas fasciata isolate bPatFas1 chromosome 1, bPatFas1.hap1, whole genome shotgun sequence contains the following coding sequences:
- the FAM107B gene encoding protein FAM107B translates to MAEPDYIDDDNPELIRPQKLINPVKSSRNHQDLHRELLMNQKRGLAPQNKPELQKVMEKRKRDQVIKQQKEEEAQKKKSDLEIELLKRQQKLEQLELEQQKIQEEQENAPEFVKVKGNLRRTVQDATEAPDS, encoded by the exons ATGGCTGAACCAGACTACATAGATGATGACAATCCTGAATTAATTAGACCCCAGAAATTAATTAATCCTGTGAAGTCATCCCGGAATCATCAGGATCTCCATAGAGAGCTGCTGATGAATCAGAAAAG GGGTCTTGCACCTCAGAACAAACCAGAGCTACAGAAGGTGATGGAGAAAAGGAAACGAGATCAAGTtattaaacaacaaaaagaagaggAGGCACAGAAGAAGAAATCGGACCTGGAAATAGAGCTACTGAAACGGCAGCAGAAACTGGAGCAG CTGGAACTAGAGCAACAGAAGATACAGGAAGAGCAGGAAAATGCACCTGAATTTGTCAAAGTCAAGGGCAACCTGAGGAGGACGGTCCAGGACGCTACAGAAGCACCAGACTCCTAG